The nucleotide sequence CACTTCCAAAACCTACGGTGTCGGGCATTCGTGTTTCGTCCGTTCGCCGGACAGCAAAGAATTCTGGCACATCTTTCATGCAAAAATGGATCGCAGTGGTGGGTGGCGTCGCGCGGTGTTCGTCCAGCCATTCAGGTTCTCAACCGACGGTTTTCCAGAGTTCGGTCAGCCCGTGACAGCTGGGGAACCATTGATGCGACCGTCCGGTTCTGAAATGCCAATGTTGCAATTGCCATATCAAAGCGACCTGACCACAGATCACAGTTACTTTGGACACCACCAGTTTTACGAACCGCTGGACGGAGGGTTAAAGCTTGGAACGCCACCTGCGGAGCCGGTGAACGTGTACCGAAGCGGCGAAAAGATCCTCCTGAATGCTTTGGTTCCCAACGATTTCACGGCAAGTATCAACATCAACTTTAATGGGAATTCGGAGTCAACGGATGCGGGTCTGCTCTTCAGGACCACAGCTCCCGCTGTGGGGTTTGATGCTCAAAGAGGTTATTTCGTTGGCCTGAAGCCAAAGGAAAACACCGTATTGCTCGGCAAAATGGATGGTCGGCAGTGGAAAGAACTGATTCGAAAGCCGGTGTCTATCGATGTCTCAAAAGAGCAGCGTCTGAGTGTGACCGTCGTTGGAGACGAAATTTCCGTAAAAGTGAATGGCATAGCCGTGCTGTCACAGACCGATTCGGCATATGCATCGGGAACGGTCGGCCTTCGGGTTGTCAATACGACGGCTGTATTCAGTAAATTCAATCTGACGAAACCCATGGCCGTTGATCGTCTGTCTGAGTGACAACGCCTTCCCGAATCTCGCAGTTGTCCATGTCCATCATTTTTGGGTGGTGGTGCTGCTGCTTCGGTGGGCTTGTGGTTTACTGACGCGGATACAGAATTGGGCAACCTGGCAGACACCGATTGACACCGATCGGTAATCCGGAGACAGTAATGTCGGCTCTGGCGGTGCGATGCACAGGCTGATGTTTCGTCAGCCAGGATACTTTGCGTGTCCATCAGAATAAGGTGCAAGTGAGCAGAAGCCTGCTTCTGTCACTTGGGCAGAGCTGACGGGGTGATTCGTCACCCCGTTTTGTTTTCAATCATCGTGAAAAGTTTGCGGGCCGCATAGCAAACCTGAGTATTCAAAAATGGCATGGATCATTGCTGCTGCAGTCGCAATGGCTATCGCAGTCGCCTTTGTACTATTGAAGTCGACGCAGGATTCGAAATCCACGCCTCCCCGGCGTAAGCCCGAGCCATTCACGCTGGCGGATTTGCTTGAACGACTCCAACTTACGGAAGAAGACGCCCGTCAGCTGGAATCGCCGCAATGGCGCAAGGCCTTCATTCCAAAATCCAGTGGCGGAACTCGCCTTCTCGAAATTCCGGATGACGTCACTCTGGCTTTGCAACGCCGAATTCTGCATCGACTTTTGTCCGGGCTCAAAAGTCATCCTGCGGCCATTGGCTTTGAGAACGGCAAAAGCATTGTCGATGCCGCCAGACCTCATTCGGGAAAGCAATTTGTCATCCGAATTGATATCGAACGGTTCTTCGAATCAACACCGGTCACGCGCGTCGAAGAATATTTTCGATTCATCGGCTGGACGGATGATGCGATCAGGCTGCTGACGACGATCACGACCTGCGAAGGTCATTTGCCGCAGGGGGCCGCCACCAGTCCGCGGCTCAGCAATCTGGTTAATATCCGCATGGACCATGCTTTGCAGAACGTGGCGGAGCGATTTCACGGGCACTATACCCGCTATGCAGATGACATTACATTCTCATTTCACTTTCGCAGTGGCCGTAAGGCTCGAGGCATCGTTCAGGTGATACGCCGAATTCTCAGGCAATCCGGTTATCGTATGAATTCGGAAAAGACCCGCATTTTGCGAGCACACCAGCAGCAGCAGGTGATGGGCCTGGTTGTCAACGAAAAGGTCGCCATTCCCCGATCGCGACGCCGCCAGTTGAGAGCGGCCCGTCATCGGGTGCGTCAGGGAAAGCCTGCGACCTTCAGTCCTGAACAGCTGCAGGGATGGACTGCCTTCGAAAAAATGGTAGAAGACCAGGCATCGATAGACTGATTGATGCCAGGGTTCAAAATGTCCTGATTCGATTCTTCGGTTCTCAGTGGAGGATCAATCGGAGATGGCGTCTGAAACTGCAACAATGGTGAGCGAAATGTCTGGATATTTTGGGTCCGGTAATGACAGCCGACCAGAACTTAACGACAGATCAGAATTCATGTTTGGCAAAAGACTGCAATACTCGTTAATGCTCCTCTTCCTTCTGTGCGGCGTAGATGCTTTCGCAGTTGATAAGTCACTGGAAGGCATTGCATGTCGGTCGGTGCATTTGGCATGGGCAGAAGTGCCGGATGCGACAGCTTTCTACAATGAAGCACATGTCCAGCAGTCGGCTGACGGAACATACTTTGCCGTCTGTGGTTTCAGCCGCGGATACTATGGCATCCAGGAATTGTACGACGGTCGCAAGGTGATCATCTTTTCGGTCTGGGATCCCGGCAAACAAAATAACCCAAATGAAGTCGACGAGGCTCAACGTGTCAAGTTGCTGTACAATCATCCGGATGTCACTGTGCGAAGGTTCGGCAATGAAGGCACTGGTGGGCAGAGCTTTCTGAATTTCGACTGGAAGGTCGGGCAGACGTATCGGTTCGCTGTGGCGGCAAGACGTAATACCAATCGAACCGAATACGCTTCGTTCTTTTTTCATCCCGACAAGAAGGAGTGGCTTCATCTTGTCACCTTCAGCACGTTGACTCCGGATACGTTGCTTAAGGGATACTATTCGTTTGTCGAAGACTTTCGTCGAAATCGTGAATCCGCCCAGAAGACTCGTACAGCTTTGTTTTCAAATCCTGCGGTGCGGCAAATCGACGGTCAATGGTCGCCGGTCCGAAAGGCTCGCTTTACAGCGGATTCAAATCCGGCTGTGAATATCAACGCTGGTCTAAGGGATGGTCAGTGTTACCTTTCGACAGGCGGAGAAATCAGCAATACAGACACCCCTTTGAACCACTTCATCACCCGAACGAATGTCGAAACTGTGGTGCCGGAAGGTGTGGAGCAGGTGATCCGTGCGTGGCTGGAAAGTCCGTTGAAGTAGCCAAGGGGGCCCCGGGGCTTCTCATGTTTCCCGATGAATCTGGCGGGTCTTCTGTCATAACGACAGACGCACGACACATTTTGTCTACAATTCGTCGAGCCCCTGGATGGCCGTGTATTAGTCGGCCGACTGCCTCCGGGTTGGAATCGGTCGGCGCACGCTCGCCGTTGAATCACATGGGGCTTACCACCACGTCATCAGGGCGCAACGCCCGATGTTTTCATCAGTGAATGAACCTTCCACCGGAGCTTTTCATCATGCGGCGCGAATGGATGATCGTTTTGTTCTGCCTTTTCTCCGTCGCAATGTTCGTAAATCAGGGTACGAATATTGCCGACGAGAAACGACCCCTTCGAGTTGACTGGGCGGAAATCAAGATCAGTGGTAGTTATCCGGAAACGTCACAAATGCCGGGCTTGTTTGGCGATTTAACGGAGAGCCTCCCCACGATTCTGGATCGCATGGATCAGGCTGCTCGTGATAAATCGCTCAAGGGAGTCTTGCTGCATATTGATGGCGTGGAGATAGGCTGGGCGAAGTTGAACGAGCTTCAGGCAGGCATTCGCAAGATGCGAGAAGCAGGGAAGACTGTTTGGGCCCGAATGAATGATGCGGGGACCAGGGACTACCTGCTGGCGTGTTCGTGCGAACGAATCATCATGCCGGAGTCGTCTACCATCATGATCACCGGGCTGCGTGCCGAAGTGACCTTCTACCGCAATCTGTTTGAAATGCTGGATATCAAAGCCGATATGCTTCGCGTCGGTGCGTACAAGTCCGCAGCGGAACCATATACACGTACCGAAATGAGCGATGAGTTTCGGGCTGAAATGGAAGAAATCCTGGATGCGTTCTACCAGATTATCGTCACACAGATTTCGGAATCGCGAAAGCTCTCTGAAGAGCAGGTCAAGGCAATCATTGACGAGGGTATTCATTCCGCAGGGCGAGCCAAAGAGTTGGGGCTTCTGGATGACATCGCTTATGAGGACGAGTTAGCGGCCCTGATCAGGAATGGGCAGGACATCGATCTGCGCATGCGATCGGACTATCGTAAGAAGAAACCAAATACGGAGCTGGATCTGTTCTCTCTGATGGAGATCCTGGGCGGGGGAAAGAAAGATATGGGCAGCACTCGACCACGCATCGCAGTGGTCTATGCTGAAGGACCCATTACCTCGGGGAATTCACCTACAGGTCTGTTTGGTGAAGCTGGAATCAGTTCTGATAAGCTGGTGCCTTTGATTCAGAAACTTGGCAAAGACGAGAACGTCAAAGCCATCGTTCTGCGCGTCGACAGTCCTGGCGGCAGCGCGCTGGCAAGCGACCTGATCTGGCGAGCACTGGAGGCCACGGAAAAGCCTCTTGTTGTCAGCATGGGTGATGTCGCGGCCAGCGGCGGATATTACATCAGTATGGGAGCTGAAAAGATCTTTGCTGAGCCGGGGACTATTACCGGTTCAATCGGCGTTGTCGGGGGAAAGCTGTCTTTCGAAGGCCTGATGAAAAAGGTCGGCGTGACACAGTCCGTCGTTCAGCGTGGCCGGAACAGCGGGGTGCTAAGCGTCACAGAGGCGTTTACGGAGTCTGGTAAAGAAACCATGCAGCGAATGCTGAACACTATCTACGAGCAATTCACGAGGAAGGCTGCAGCTGGTAGAAAGATGGACTATGAGAAGCTGGAAGCGATGGCACGCGGCCGAGTCTATACCGGCGTCCGAGCGAAAGCGCTTGGATTGGTTGACGAAGTCGGCACGCTCGACGATGCCATCGCCCACGCGAGAGTGATTCTGAACGACACAGAAAAGAAGCTTGAACTGGATACGCTGCCGAAACCCCAAAGCCCGCTGGAAATGCTGCTGGGGCACGCTCGGCATCAGCAGGCTCAACCTGTGGCTCGGGCATTCGCAGAGCTACTTCCGGCGCAGATTCGTCCTGCCATCAGGCATCTCGACGCGCTGAATCAGCTGGCCAAAGAACCTGCACTGACAATCCTGCCATACTCACTACGGATTGAATAGTTAATTCCATGAATCACCCAGTCATTATTTCGACCGAGGAACTTGCTGCGCAGTCCGGCAACTCCAATTTGGCAATCGTCGATTGCCGTTTCAAGCTTGGGGTTCCGGACTATGGCAGAGAAGCCTACCTGGCGGAACATATTCCCGGGGCTGTCTATGCTCACCTGGACGATGATCTGTCGGGGCCGATCATCGAAGGAGAAACAGGACGCCATCCCCTGCCTGCCGTTGAAATCTTTCAGCAGTTGTTGAGTTCCTGGGGAATCGATTCCGAAACAACAGTCGTAGCGTATGACGACGCATCAAGCGTTTATGCAGGGCGTCTGTGGTGGATGTTGAAATGGATGGGGCATGACAGTGTCTCCGTACTGGATGGCGACTGGCGTAAGTGGAAACGCGAAAACCGACCCGTAAAATCAGGTGAAGAAACGCGGCGACACCGCCCATTTGTCCCCGTGCTTCGACCAGAAATGCAGGTGAGCGTTGATGATGTGGCGGCAAATATCGCTCAGGGACGATGGAAAGTCTTCGACTCGCGTGATGAATCACGTTACGAAGGGCATCCGAATCCACTGGACCCTGTCGCCGGACACATCCCCGGTGCTGTGTCCGCCTGGTTCGCCAGGAACCTGGACTCAGATGGCTGTTTCCTGCCTCCTGAAACTCTGAAGGCTCGCTTCGATCAACTACTCGCCGAAACGCTGCCAGAGGATTCTGTGTTTTACTGCGGTTCGGGTGTGAGTGTTCACAACAATCTGATTGCACTTGCTCTGGCTGGCTTTTCAGAATTGCCCCGCGTTTATATTGGCTCATGGAGCCACTGGATTTCAGACCCCAATCGTCCGGTCGAAACGACACTGCCATGATAGAGGTCGATGAGTCGCAACCCTACATCATCAAGGTGCCAGGGGTGCTATCGGAGGTTGAATGCAACCTCTTGATAGAACGCATCGAGTCGATGGGGCCGACGACGGCGACAGTCAATACGCTCTCGGGAACTCAGGTTAAACCTCGAATTCGTAACAACGACCGAGTCATCTTTGATGATGACAGTCTCGCGGCATTGTTGATGGAACGACTGAGTTCCGACGCTCCCAAAACCTGCCACGGAATGAAACTGGTCGGTGCAAATGAACGATTTCGGTGCTATCGATATCAAAAAGGTATGCGTTTCGCCCCGCATTCCGACGGGGCATTTTACCGTAACGATTTCGAATTCAGCTGTTACACCTGCCTTGTCTATCTCAACAGCAGTTTCAAAGGAGGTGCCACGACATTTGTTACGGAGCCTGAGATTGTTATCCGCCCGGTCACCGGCATGGCATTACTATTTCAGCATCCGATCATCCACGAAGGGAGCGTCGTCGAATCCGGCGTCAAGTATGTCTGCCGAACGGACTTAATGTACCGCTCGCAAGAGAAAACGGCAGACAAGTGACGCGGCAGAAATCGCAACGGTTGCTTGCGATTGACCTGCAGGCCGTTGGGTGGTACCGCTGTCCTTTCAACCCTCCGTCGCACCTTTGCGGGCAAGAACGTCGACGCGCCGGCACTCGATGGGTGGTGTCCGTATTTCGGAATTCTTCGTAGAGGGAGTTTTGATAATATCACTTCTCTGCCAGCCAGGCGTGAGAACGTGGAATGCGTCAGGAAGTTCCGCGTCGAATTCTCGGAGCCTCCGCCAATTTTTCCGACAATTTGCCAGTTGCAAATCGTCCGCATCGACCACAGCGCGAATCGTCCTCGATGTCTGCGATCATTGCACAGCTCTGCCTGGAAAGGCAGGTCTTCTGTTTCACGCAGTGAACAGCATATTGTTTGCTGGCAGCATTTTCCGATCATTCCGATCGCAGAATCTTCTCCATCGGTCTTCCTTTCGCCAACTCGTCCACCAGTTTGTCCATGTATCTGACTTTCTGCGTTAATTCATTCTCGATTTCTTCAACGCGGTAACCGCAGATGACGCCTGTGATCAAGTGTGCGTTGGGGTTCAGTTTCGCTGCCCCAAAGAATTGTTCAAACGTGACTTTGTTTTCGATTTGCTTCTGGAGCTTCTTTTCGGTGAAACCGGTGAGCCATCGAATCACCTGGTGAAGCTCATCCTTGCTTCGCCCTTTCTTTTCAACTTTCGCAATGTAATGCGGATATACCGATGAAAATGTCATCCCGGCAATTCGTTCATCATGACTTTTTCTGCTGTCCATCATTGTGCCTCGCTCAGACTGGAGACTGTCCCGTAACTGAACCACACTTTACATCGTCCCGACATAAGTGTCGCGTTCAACGATCGGCATTTGAACCGCGATACGGGGTTGATCTCATAGAATTGTTATCCACTGCAGCGATCATTCATCAGTGGATGTCGAATCGCGCCCTCGACGAATTCGGGCATGAATGTCGACTGAAGGTTGGCACAACGCGTCCCCTTCCGTTCGACGTTTTGAACTCGAAACGGTGGATGTTTGGAAAACGGTGAGTTTCCTATGGGACCTGAACAGTCCATCGCCGTGATTGATGGGAGATTCACGGTAGCGGCTGAAATCTTCAGCAGAAAAAAGACCAGGGAGAACTACTTGAAACTGAAGATATCCGCTGTCGGAAGGTCTTTGATCGTCCGCAGGCCGAACAACTGCAGAAACCGTTCCGTGGTGACGTAGCTGACATCGGTTCGCTTGTCCCCGGTACGCTGCAATTCAACCAGTTGAAGCCGAAGCAATTGACGAAGAAGTGACATACAGTTCGGGCGGTCAATCTGAGTCATTTCTTCCTTGGTTAAAGGCTGGTTGTAAGCAACGTAGGCCAGCACTTCCAGAACTTCAGGCGAAAGTTTGACTTCCCGCGGGCCTATGCCAAAGGCTCGCAGACTGACGTCATGAAACTGCTCCCTCAGCTCCAGGCGAAATCCGCCTTCGTGCAATCGGATTTCGTATGGTCGATTCTGACGTAAGTAGGTCTGGTTGAGTGAATCCACCAGCGAAACAGCCACTCGGGCATCAACATCCTGACCAATCAATGACGCCAGTTTCCGGGCGGTGAGGGCCACGTCACCACCGACAAACAGTGCCGCCTCAATCACCTGCCCTGGTGTGACGCGGCGAAGACCTTCGACCAGTAACTTGTCATCGGAATCAACATCGCCCTCATTGCGGGATGCGAGTTCTTCTGCCAACTGCTGACCCACCGAAAGGCCGCTGGTGTTGGCATCATCATCCGATGTATGGTTTTGATCTTCAGCGAAGTCATTCAGCGCAGAACCAACCTGACGCTCGGCTTCGTCCAGAGCCTGCAGGGCCTGCCGGTATGCAAGTTCAATGTCTCCGGGGTCATCAGCGTCGACCCCGGGATCTGATTCCTGTAAGCCCGGTTCGGTGGAAGGCTGAGGCCTGTCGACCACGGACCATTCGGCGCCCGTGTCATCAGTGAGTTGCGGCGTCACTTCATCAGGAGTGGCAACAACCTCCGGATCTTCGCTGTCGGACATCTGATTCTCCGAGCAATGAACGACTGCTTATTCGAAGTTTTCTTTCGAGAATGCCGCGGCCATTTTCCCGGCAAACCGCAGAATGCCTGTCTCCATCGTCAGATCGATGTTTACGACACTATCTGCGACTTTGACGTCGAACACGACCATGTCGTCATTGCCTTTCATCGCATCAATGGCACGCAGGCGTGTTCGCTCCATGGCACGGCGAGCTTCTTTTTCTTCCGGGGTCTTTCCTTCATCAGTTCCGGTCTTTGCGACTTCCTGGAAGTGCTGAACCCAGGGCAGTCCACGAAGTTCGATGTGAGCCACAACGCCATTCCTGGCTGGTTCCCCAAGAGACTCAATGACGGACTTTAGGGTTGCCGAGGCATCCGGACCTGAGGCAAGCCAGACATGGTTGTCTGCAACACCAACCAGCAGAGCTTGATTTGCGCCAAAAAAGCGGTCGACAATTCCGATGTAACCTTCGGCGAGCTGCACCCTGTGAATCACGACCTTGCCCACCGTCTCAACATTGGTTTCAACTGTATTGCCGTTGCCCGCATCCTTAAGCAGCGGCAAAAGCTCATTCAGGCGAGTTGCATTTGGCGCTGAAAGACAGGCCACCGTGTTGAACTTACCGTCTCCCACAGGCGATGACTCAACCATGGCATTGATGTATCCGGTGGCGATTCCGTCTTTCGTAAGATTCATCAGCCCGTCCAGCAATTGACGAGTTGCTGTGCGCTGTGCGTCATTGAGGTCTTTGTCCGCTTCAATACGACTGTCCAGGTCCTTCTTGATCAGGTCCAGTGTTTCGTTGGCATGGCCCTGACGCATCTTGTCCAGTGGATGGTTCACTCGGACAGACAACGCACTGTCTTTCAGGGGGGCGATTCCATCGAATGCATCCGGCTGCGTATCAAATTCTGCGATGGTTTCTGCCAGATCGGTGCCGGGGATGGCTTTCGCAGTTAGTCCCAACGCGGCCTTGTGATCGCTTCGATCCACATTGAGTGTCGCCCGAATTTCCGAGGCCTGTACCATCAGTCGCTGCAGCTCATTCAGCTGATGCTGCATCAGAGCCTGTCTGAGCTCAAATTCTGTTGTTGATTCAGCCGGACGCTTCTGGATTGTGTCCATTGTTACCCGACGGAGCTCTGCAAAAGCAGTGACTCGTTTTTCCATGTCTTCAGATGTTTGTGCTGAGTTGACCAGTTCGGCTGCCATTGCGCCGTTGTCGCCCAGCAGATTTTCCACATCTTTCAAAGGGTCACCTGCCTTCATCATCAACTGACGAAGGATAGGAAGGTTGCTGGTACTGGTGGTCAGGGTCAGAACCGCATACTTGAGATCCGGAATGACGCGCATCCAGCCTCCATCGGTTTCGGGTCCTTCAACCACCTGAACGCTGTAAAGAGTTCTTTCCTGCGGATCGCGAACCGTCGAATAGCCCAGCGCATCCAGGTTGTCGCGGAATTCATCGCCCAGCGAAGACTTACCTTCCGGGGGGGCAAGCGGAATCCATATCAGGTAACCCGTCGGGGTCATGCCAGTCAGCACATCAACTCGTACGGGACGGCCTCCATCGATTCCGATCTGGAACATATCGATGTAGTCGTTGAGATTCACCCATTGTTCCTGCTCGGTCTCGTTTGTTAAATCGATGATCGATTTGAGATCAGCCTTGAGGGAATCAAATCCCGGGTGCAGCACTGTTACCCTTGGGTGGTGTGGTTCCTGTGAGAAACTACGCTCTGGTGACAGAACTGTGATGCTCGTCACGACAAGGGCAGCGACAAAAGACAACTTCTTCATACTGTTCATTAAAACCACCAGTTCGAAAGGGAATCAGACTGGATGTGAGTGATGGACGAGCCCTGCTGACAAGCACTCCAGTCGCCTGCGATACAGGGAAGTTGGCGCAGATTGTATGCGATTGTGGCAAGACAGGTAAATACACGCTTGGGGCGCCAACCGGGTCTCTCTGAAATCTCGCAACCGGGAGCCGGACGACGATCAACTTTGCCCCCGCCGTGATCGTCTGTAACGCTAACGGATATCAAGTGTTTCGGCAAATGTTGAGGGCGACTGATGTCAATTCGCAGGAGCCCGTATGAGTAATGCGTTGTACTTCAAGACACAGAGTGTTGAAGGACTGAATCTGGTCGCCAACCTCGAAGAGGAATTCAGTAGTGTCCGACATATCCGAAAGCAGGGGCAGCGGCCTTTCGTTGAGCGTGGCCCGCACGCCTATTCCTGAACAATTCACTGAGATTTGCAGGGATTCGCTGGGCTCTACGCCGGTTGGTGCGTGAAACCGACGAATCAGACGGGCGATTGTTGGCTGAATGTCACTGAAGCGAACGGGAAGCTGACATTTCGTTTCAGTTGGCGAGTCGCCTGAAACAGAAATCCACGGACCAGCCAGTCGGATTCGGTGAATGATCATACCGAAAGGGCCTTCACTCACACAAGAATGCGCCGGCGAGACATGTCCGGCACGGGAATGGCGAATGTGGAATCAACCGGTTTTCCAAACCGGTAAACGAAAAAAGCGACCAGCACCGTTTGATGCTGGTCGCTCTGTAAGCGAGGTCGACGGGACTTGAACCCGCGGCCTCCAACGTGACAGGCTGGCGCTCTAACCAACTGAGCTACGACCCCTCGCTTTCGCGGAGACTATCTGAACCTCTCATGAGTTTCAAGTTCCGACACGGCTGAATTTCGGCAGTTCCCGGACAGATCTTTGGGTAATTGTCCGGATTACCGCCGCGAGCCGCGACCTTCTCGATCGCGATCTCCGCCTCTTTCGTTTCCGCCGCCATTCTCCCGATTTCGGGGTGGTCGATCGCCCCGAGGGGAACGCTCTTCGCGGGGCTTGCGTTCAGGCCGTTCGTCTCGAGCTGGTCGTTCGTCCCGGACTGGTCGTTCATCTCGAGCCGGCCGTTCACTCCGCTCCGATCGTTCTCCACGTCCGGAACGCTCCCTGGAAGCTCGATCATCTCGTGCCGGGCGGTCGTCTCGTGGGGGTCTTGGGCTTCGTGGCGGTCGTTCGACGCGTTCCTGTCGATCATCTCCTGTCGGGCGATCATCGCGTCCGGGTCTGTTACCCCTCGGCGGTCGAGCTTCTCGAGAAGGCCGTTCACCGCGAGGCGGACGATCATCTCTGGAATGTCGATCGGGCCCGCGGCCGGAGCGGCTTCCCCCGGAAGAGCGGTCTCCCGGGCCTCGTCCTCGGCTGGACCTTCGATTGTAATCATCTGCTGACGGATGCTTGATTGAAAGGCACCCAATAGCTTCCTCCCAGGACGGGACGTCGGCAAATTCCGGAGCCACATGCTGCACTCCCGAATTTCCCCGGCCTGATCTTCGTCGTGGGCGTGGACGCTCATCAGACTCTTCGTCTCGATCATCCTCGAAGTCGTCGTCATCGTCCTCGGCCGATCGACCACGCGCCGGTCGAGTATCTTCACGAGATTCACGATCGCCTCGGCCGCGTCCTCGACCGCGAGCCCCGCGGCGTCCACGAGGTGGAGCTTTTTCTTCGACCTCAGTATCGTCGTCCTCTTCAATCTCTCCGAAAATCAAGTCGTCATCGTCGTCATCAAAGTCGTCGACTGCAGGACCGCGGTTCGAAGCTCCGACTTTGTCGGCGGGTTTTTCGACACTTTCGCTATCACGATCTCCGCGACCGCGGCCTCGACCACGTCTTCCTCTGCGGCCCCGGCGGCCTGATCGTTCAGGTTTGTCTTCTGCTTCAACAACTGTTTCTTCGTCTTCTTCGTCGTCATCCTGAACAACCGGAGTGATGGGACGACGTTGTGCTCGTTCACTGCTGGCTGAAACGCTGACAAAATCTTCCTGATCTTCTTCGAAAATAATGTCTCCGAGATCGTCATCTGCGTCATCAGACGACGCCCCTTCGTCTCGACTGCGTTCCCCTCGTCGACGACGCCCGCGCCCGCGACCGCCGCGTCGACGACCTCGGCGTTTCTTTCCGTCGGTCTCTTCGGTGTCATCGGCTGAAACCTCAACTCTTTCGACGGACTCGTCTTCGTCTTCCTCATCGTCGACTTTGACAGCGGAAGAGGGTTTCTCGGAATCGTCCCATACCCAGCGGTCGAGCTCGTTCCAGTAAGCATCATCACCTTTGTCGGCTTTGGCCGAATGTTCGCCCGGCTTCGGTTCGCTGCGGTCGGAACGAGCGGGTCCCTCGCTTCGAGATCCACGGTTTGGCGCGTTTCGCTCTGCTTCTGCCTTATGTCGTGGAGGCGATGGACGACGTTCCGCTGCGACCTTCGAAGGTTCCGCGTCGTCATCATCGAAGACGATGTCGTCATCGTCTGGTTCTTCTTCGTCTTCCAGATCCTCATCGTCCACGTCTACATCGTCGTCCTCTTCTTCTTCGTCCAGCTCGTCCTCATCGTCGTCTTCTTCGTCCTCCTCCTCATCATCATCATCATCATCATCTACCAAATCGATGTCGTCGTCGTCCTCTTCTTCTTCGTCTAGCTCGTCCTCATCTTCATCTTCTTCGTCGTCCTCATCCTCTTCTTCGTCCTCGTCGTCATCGAATTCGAAGTCTTCGTCGGCGACTTCCTCATCGTCTTCGTCTTCGTCGAAATCCTCGTCGTCGTCCTCGGAGAAAACAATCAGGTCTTCGATATCTTCCTCGAATTCCAGCGAGGATGCAGGCTCGTCATCCCGGACATCGTCGTCCTGCCGGGATGAGACTGCGGAGGATCCCTGAGCATTGGCGTTCGAGGCGACGACGTCGTCGTACTCGTCAAACAACAGTTCGCCGCCAACATCTGCAACACTGTCCTGCTGCTGCAGCCAGTTGTACTGGCTGGCCAGGGAAGACGGTTTTTCGCCGATTGGGCTGTTTTTCTCTTCGTCCGACTTGGTCATCGAGTTTTTTCTCTAACAAATTCTCTCATGAGCGTGGGCCACGAGCTGTCCACCGGGGCCGCGCAGAACCGGCCATGAACGCCGTTCAGTTCGCGCTGGAAATGCAACCGGGGATTGAAGCGAAAAGGCTATCCCGTCTGGAGGCAGATTGCAATCGGTGGCGGTATGCGTAACTCCAACAATACCACTCATGCAACTGGATTTTTACGAAATCCATTCTGCCCCCGGGCCAACTCTTCAATTCCACCATTCGAGATTCGGCAATCTGCCAGTGGGGCCGTGAACCTGTGAGCCATTTGGC is from Planctomycetaceae bacterium and encodes:
- a CDS encoding SMC-Scp complex subunit ScpB, which encodes MSDSEDPEVVATPDEVTPQLTDDTGAEWSVVDRPQPSTEPGLQESDPGVDADDPGDIELAYRQALQALDEAERQVGSALNDFAEDQNHTSDDDANTSGLSVGQQLAEELASRNEGDVDSDDKLLVEGLRRVTPGQVIEAALFVGGDVALTARKLASLIGQDVDARVAVSLVDSLNQTYLRQNRPYEIRLHEGGFRLELREQFHDVSLRAFGIGPREVKLSPEVLEVLAYVAYNQPLTKEEMTQIDRPNCMSLLRQLLRLQLVELQRTGDKRTDVSYVTTERFLQLFGLRTIKDLPTADIFSFK